A section of the Streptomyces xinghaiensis S187 genome encodes:
- a CDS encoding 5-(carboxyamino)imidazole ribonucleotide synthase: protein MTFPVVGMVGGGQLARMTHEAGIPLGIRFKLLSDTPQDSAAQVVSDVVVGDYRDLGTLRAFAQGCDVITFDHEHVPTEHLRALEADGIPVRPGPGALVHAQDKGVMRAGLDRIGIACPRHRIVADPADVTRFAAEGDGFPVVLKTVRGGYDGKGVWVVRDEAGAADPFKAGVPVLAEEKVDFARELAANVVRSPHGQAVAYPVVESQQVNGVCDTVIAPAPGLSGELSAEAQRMALTIAEQLDVTGHLAVELFETRDGRLLVNELAMRPHNSGHWTQDGAVTSQFANHLRAVLDLPLGDPRPRAPWTVMVNVLGGDYPDMYSAYLHCMARDPQLKIHMYGKDVKPGRKVGHVTTYGDDLAEVLDRARHAAGYLRGTITE, encoded by the coding sequence GTGACATTCCCGGTAGTCGGCATGGTCGGCGGCGGACAGCTCGCCCGTATGACCCATGAGGCGGGCATCCCCCTCGGCATCAGGTTCAAGCTGCTCAGCGACACCCCGCAGGACTCCGCGGCCCAGGTCGTGAGCGATGTGGTCGTGGGTGATTACCGCGATCTCGGCACCCTTCGTGCTTTCGCACAGGGCTGTGACGTGATCACCTTCGACCACGAGCACGTCCCGACCGAACATCTGCGGGCGCTGGAAGCGGACGGCATCCCGGTGCGCCCCGGGCCCGGGGCCCTGGTCCACGCCCAGGACAAGGGCGTCATGCGGGCCGGGCTGGACCGGATCGGGATCGCCTGCCCGCGCCACCGGATCGTGGCCGACCCCGCCGACGTCACCCGCTTCGCCGCCGAGGGCGACGGCTTCCCGGTGGTCCTCAAGACCGTCCGCGGCGGCTACGACGGCAAGGGCGTCTGGGTGGTCCGGGACGAGGCCGGGGCCGCCGACCCGTTCAAGGCGGGCGTGCCGGTGCTCGCCGAGGAGAAGGTGGACTTCGCCCGGGAGCTCGCGGCCAATGTGGTCCGCTCCCCGCACGGCCAGGCCGTCGCCTATCCCGTCGTCGAGTCGCAGCAGGTGAACGGGGTCTGCGACACCGTGATCGCGCCCGCGCCCGGCCTCTCCGGGGAGCTGTCCGCCGAGGCCCAGCGGATGGCGCTGACCATCGCCGAGCAGCTGGACGTCACCGGCCATCTCGCCGTCGAGCTGTTCGAGACCCGGGACGGCCGGCTGCTGGTCAACGAGCTCGCCATGCGGCCGCACAACTCCGGCCACTGGACTCAGGACGGCGCGGTCACCTCGCAGTTCGCCAACCACCTCCGCGCCGTGCTCGACCTGCCGCTGGGCGACCCGCGGCCCCGCGCGCCGTGGACGGTCATGGTCAACGTCCTCGGCGGCGACTATCCCGACATGTACTCCGCCTATCTGCACTGCATGGCCCGGGACCCGCAGCTCAAGATCCACATGTACGGCAAGGACGTGAAGCCCGGCCGCAAGGTCGGCCACGTCACCACGTACGGCGACGACCTGGCCGAGGTGCTCGACCGCGCCCGGCACGCCGCCGGCTACCTCCGAGGGACGATCACCGAATGA
- the purE gene encoding 5-(carboxyamino)imidazole ribonucleotide mutase, with protein sequence MSATAPAAGIVMGSDSDWPVMEAAAEALAEFGIAHEADVVSAHRMPHEMIAYGERAADRGLKVIIAGAGGAAHLPGMLASVTPLPVIGVPVPLKHLDGMDSLLSIVQMPAGVPVATVSVAGARNAGLLAVRMLAAHDPELLERMREFQGKLREQATEKGKRLRARTGGAGGFGFGG encoded by the coding sequence ATGAGCGCCACCGCCCCCGCCGCCGGCATCGTGATGGGCTCCGACTCCGACTGGCCGGTGATGGAGGCCGCCGCCGAGGCCCTCGCCGAGTTCGGGATCGCCCACGAGGCCGACGTCGTCTCCGCCCACCGGATGCCGCACGAGATGATCGCGTACGGCGAGCGGGCCGCGGACCGGGGCCTCAAAGTGATCATCGCGGGCGCGGGCGGGGCCGCCCACCTCCCCGGGATGCTCGCCTCCGTCACCCCGCTCCCGGTCATCGGCGTCCCCGTCCCGCTGAAGCACCTCGACGGCATGGACAGCCTGCTCTCCATCGTGCAGATGCCGGCCGGGGTCCCCGTCGCCACCGTCTCCGTGGCCGGCGCCCGCAACGCGGGCCTGCTCGCCGTACGGATGCTCGCCGCCCACGACCCGGAACTGCTGGAGCGGATGCGGGAGTTCCAGGGGAAGCTCAGGGAGCAGGCCACCGAGAAGGGCAAGCGGCTGCGGGCCAGGACCGGCGGCGCGGGCGGATTCGGCTTCGGAGGCTGA
- a CDS encoding dipeptidase produces MTDHDQAPDRHLAEARALLAEYPVADGHNDLPWALREQVFYDLDRRDIAADQSAHLHTDLARLRAGGVGAQFWSVYVRSDYDGDRAVSATLEQIDVVGRLIDRHPGDLRRALTADDMEAARAGSRIASLMGAEGGHSINCSLGTLRSLYALGVRYMTLTHNDNIAWADSATDEKRIGGLSRFGEEVVREMNRCGMLVDLSHVSTGTMRDALRVTEAPVLFSHSSARALCDHPRNIPDDVLEALPANGGTAMVTFVPKFVLPEAIAWTRAADLNMKAHGLHPLDTTEAAMRVQRMYEERHPRPAATAADVADHLDHMREAAGVDHIGIGGDYDGTAFTPAGLEDVAGYPNLIAELLRRGWSKSDLAKLTWRNAVRTLRAAEDVARDLRSRRGPSNATIGELDGVDG; encoded by the coding sequence ATGACCGATCATGACCAGGCCCCTGACCGCCACCTCGCCGAAGCCCGCGCGCTCCTCGCGGAGTACCCCGTCGCCGACGGCCACAACGACCTCCCCTGGGCCCTGCGCGAACAGGTCTTCTACGACCTGGACCGCCGCGACATCGCCGCCGACCAGAGCGCGCACCTGCACACCGACCTCGCCCGGCTGCGGGCGGGCGGCGTCGGCGCGCAGTTCTGGTCGGTCTACGTCCGCTCCGACTACGACGGCGACCGCGCGGTCAGCGCCACGCTCGAACAGATCGACGTGGTCGGCCGGCTCATCGACCGCCACCCCGGCGACCTCCGCCGCGCCCTGACCGCCGACGACATGGAGGCCGCCCGCGCCGGGAGCCGGATCGCCTCCCTCATGGGCGCCGAGGGCGGCCACAGCATCAACTGCTCCCTGGGAACGCTCCGTTCCCTGTACGCACTGGGCGTGCGCTACATGACGCTCACCCACAACGACAACATCGCCTGGGCCGACTCGGCCACCGACGAGAAGCGGATCGGCGGACTCAGCCGCTTCGGTGAGGAGGTCGTCCGGGAGATGAACCGCTGCGGGATGCTCGTGGACCTCTCCCATGTCTCCACCGGCACGATGCGCGACGCGCTGCGCGTCACCGAGGCGCCCGTCCTCTTCTCGCACTCCTCCGCACGCGCCCTCTGCGACCACCCGCGCAACATCCCCGACGACGTGCTGGAGGCGCTGCCGGCCAACGGCGGCACCGCGATGGTCACCTTCGTACCGAAGTTCGTGCTCCCCGAGGCCATCGCGTGGACGCGGGCCGCCGACCTCAACATGAAGGCCCACGGCCTGCATCCGCTCGACACCACCGAGGCCGCCATGCGGGTGCAGCGCATGTACGAGGAACGGCATCCGCGGCCGGCCGCCACCGCCGCGGACGTCGCCGACCACCTCGACCACATGCGCGAGGCGGCCGGCGTCGACCACATCGGCATCGGCGGCGACTACGACGGCACCGCTTTCACCCCGGCCGGCCTGGAGGACGTCGCCGGCTACCCGAACCTGATCGCGGAACTGCTGCGACGCGGCTGGTCCAAGTCCGACCTGGCGAAACTCACCTGGCGGAACGCCGTCCGCACGCTGCGCGCCGCCGAGGACGTCGCCCGCGACCTCCGCTCCCGGCGCGGTCCGTCGAACGCCACCATCGGGGAGCTGGACGGCGTGGACGGCTGA